A genome region from Paracoccus stylophorae includes the following:
- a CDS encoding rhodanese-like domain-containing protein — protein sequence MANEALAAQRDGEGRVHALCASGASAALAADSLRQMGYGTTVIEGGLAGWKKADLPLRA from the coding sequence GTGGCGAACGAGGCTCTGGCCGCGCAGCGCGATGGCGAGGGCCGTGTTCACGCTCTCTGTGCGTCCGGCGCGAGCGCGGCCCTTGCCGCCGACAGCCTGCGCCAGATGGGCTATGGCACCACCGTGATCGAAGGCGGTCTGGCGGGCTGGAAAAAGGCGGACCTGCCGCTTCGCGCCTGA
- a CDS encoding multicopper oxidase family protein, translated as MRRRKFLTLAAASLATPALNISRAWAAEPGAPLRIPEVMEIGPGAGNTLDAIRGTRDFIAGAASETWGYSQDYLGPLLRFRRGRTANISVTNRLDEPITAHWHGMHVPGYLDGGPQLAFGPGETWAPELPVDHPAATLFYHSHVHGRTGPQVYRGLAGMIVIDDPEIDDPLPHDYGVNDFPLIVQDRRFDRSGRVTYSLGMMDRMHGFQADQILVNGVIRPKLTVPAGLVRLRILNASNARVYDFRFTDGRQFHQVASDGGLLDRPLAMASLQLNGAERAEIVADFSDRSPVSLASRDIGMGGMMNEGTMGDRGGSMMMGDRGMMGDRGRMGDRGMMGMGGNSGAPIEIMSFDVGAAAPAGPTRLPTSLPSDAPALGDPVRRRNFTLNMHTGGMMRGGMMGGDGQTMGINGEPYVMDRIDETIRAGETELWRISTDMMMRHTFHVHGTSFRVVSQNGRPVDSARIGWKDVVRVQGSTEILLRFDKLASEETPFMYHCHILEHEDAGMMGQFTVT; from the coding sequence ATGAGACGCCGAAAGTTTCTTACCCTCGCCGCAGCCTCCCTCGCGACCCCTGCACTTAATATCAGCCGGGCGTGGGCCGCCGAGCCCGGCGCGCCCTTGCGGATACCGGAGGTCATGGAGATCGGCCCCGGCGCAGGCAACACACTCGATGCGATACGCGGAACACGCGACTTCATCGCAGGCGCGGCGTCGGAAACCTGGGGCTACTCGCAGGATTACCTCGGGCCGCTGCTGAGGTTCCGGCGCGGGCGCACCGCAAACATAAGTGTCACGAACCGTCTCGATGAACCGATCACGGCTCACTGGCACGGCATGCACGTGCCGGGCTATCTCGACGGTGGGCCGCAACTTGCTTTCGGCCCGGGCGAGACTTGGGCGCCGGAATTACCGGTCGATCACCCGGCGGCAACGCTGTTTTACCACAGTCATGTTCACGGGCGAACAGGCCCGCAGGTCTATCGCGGGCTGGCGGGCATGATTGTCATCGACGACCCCGAGATCGACGATCCGCTGCCGCACGACTATGGCGTCAACGATTTTCCACTCATCGTGCAGGATCGACGCTTCGACCGGTCAGGCCGCGTGACCTATAGTCTTGGCATGATGGACCGGATGCACGGGTTCCAAGCGGACCAGATCCTCGTCAACGGTGTGATCCGTCCCAAGCTTACAGTTCCGGCGGGTCTGGTACGCCTGCGTATCCTGAACGCGTCGAATGCGCGCGTGTACGATTTCCGTTTCACCGATGGCAGGCAATTCCACCAGGTCGCGAGCGATGGCGGCCTACTAGATCGCCCGCTGGCCATGGCCAGCCTCCAACTCAACGGCGCCGAACGGGCCGAGATCGTGGCCGATTTTTCGGACCGGTCACCTGTCTCTCTCGCCTCGCGCGACATCGGGATGGGTGGCATGATGAACGAGGGCACGATGGGTGACAGGGGCGGCTCCATGATGATGGGCGATAGAGGCATGATGGGAGATCGCGGTAGGATGGGCGACCGCGGTATGATGGGGATGGGTGGAAACAGTGGTGCGCCGATCGAGATCATGTCGTTTGATGTGGGCGCAGCTGCGCCCGCCGGCCCCACCCGCCTACCCACCTCGCTGCCTTCGGATGCGCCCGCACTCGGCGATCCAGTCCGCAGGCGCAATTTCACCCTCAACATGCACACCGGGGGTATGATGCGCGGCGGCATGATGGGTGGCGACGGTCAGACGATGGGGATCAACGGCGAACCTTACGTCATGGATCGCATTGATGAGACCATCCGCGCAGGCGAAACCGAGCTTTGGCGCATTAGTACCGACATGATGATGCGGCACACGTTCCACGTTCACGGGACTTCTTTTCGGGTCGTGAGTCAGAACGGACGACCGGTCGACTCAGCGCGGATCGGTTGGAAAGACGTTGTTCGTGTGCAGGGCTCGACCGAAATCCTGCTGAGGTTCGACAAGCTGGCTTCGGAAGAGACGCCATTCATGTATCACTGCCACATCCTCGAACACGAGGATGCGGGCATGATGGGACAGTTTACGGTCACATAA
- a CDS encoding cation transporter produces MANTERAGSTADAPPFRYRVSGMDCAKDAAQIERAAQSAGVAPDDVKVSAATHIMTLNASEARLPDIEKAVAVTGYGFDRIEGDGDIPPNPAHQDPAYRRALWIVVILNVGYGVLEMIGGFIAGSQAVKADALDFIGDGAITFLGLLAIGWSLAWRARSALIQGIFLGLLGLGVLGTTIVRVFERTTPDAGLMGLLGMIALVVNVVSVLPLLRFRKGDANMRAVWLFSRNDAIGNAAVVIAAGLVAWLGSAWPDLIVAFGIAGLFLHSAWAIIRDARADLKAAA; encoded by the coding sequence ATGGCCAACACCGAAAGAGCCGGATCGACGGCTGATGCCCCGCCCTTCCGTTACCGGGTTTCCGGTATGGATTGCGCAAAGGATGCCGCGCAGATTGAACGGGCGGCGCAGTCGGCCGGAGTAGCGCCCGACGATGTGAAGGTGTCGGCCGCAACGCACATCATGACACTGAACGCCTCCGAGGCGCGCCTGCCAGATATCGAAAAGGCCGTTGCGGTGACCGGTTACGGCTTCGACCGGATCGAGGGCGATGGAGATATTCCGCCGAATCCGGCTCATCAGGATCCGGCCTACCGACGCGCTCTCTGGATCGTCGTGATCCTGAACGTGGGTTACGGCGTCCTTGAAATGATCGGCGGATTCATCGCCGGATCACAGGCCGTGAAGGCCGATGCGCTCGATTTCATCGGCGATGGCGCGATCACCTTCCTCGGCCTGCTGGCCATTGGCTGGAGCCTCGCCTGGCGGGCTCGGTCGGCCCTGATCCAGGGCATTTTCCTCGGGCTCCTCGGTCTTGGCGTCCTCGGCACGACGATCGTCCGGGTCTTCGAACGGACGACGCCGGATGCAGGTCTCATGGGCCTGCTCGGCATGATCGCCCTTGTCGTCAATGTCGTCTCCGTTCTGCCGCTGCTGCGGTTCCGCAAGGGCGACGCGAACATGCGGGCCGTCTGGCTATTCTCGCGCAACGACGCCATCGGCAATGCGGCGGTCGTCATCGCCGCCGGTCTCGTAGCGTGGCTGGGCAGCGCGTGGCCCGACCTTATCGTCGCCTTCGGTATCGCCGGACTGTTCCTGCACTCCGCTTGGGCGATCATTCGCGATGCGCGGGCCGATCTGAAGGCGGCGGCATGA
- a CDS encoding IS110 family transposase: MQDIIGIDISKDRLDAFRLSDRQHNSFGNDKAGFKTLLKWIGNTEGLRIVYEPTGPYHRGMEEALAKAGHALVKVNPRQARRFAEATGTQAKTDRVDAMLLARMGLALDLPPRPVRGELMNELRELHVARLALIKDRTAAGNRAETAAISLIRRQAKARLAIIEKQLAEVDETISTLIAADPALAERLDILTSIPGIGAVTACMLLIEMPELGTLEPKQAASLAGLAPFTRRSGKWKGKEMIRGGRASLRAAIFMPALVAIRFNTDLKRKYQQLLESGKAPKLAITAVMRKLVLLANALLRDGRKWADRPA; this comes from the coding sequence ATGCAGGATATCATCGGCATCGACATCTCGAAAGACCGGCTGGACGCGTTCCGGCTCTCGGATCGGCAACACAACTCTTTCGGAAACGACAAGGCCGGGTTCAAGACCTTGCTGAAATGGATCGGCAACACCGAAGGACTGCGGATCGTCTACGAGCCGACCGGCCCCTATCATCGTGGAATGGAGGAAGCGCTCGCAAAGGCGGGACATGCGCTGGTCAAGGTCAATCCTCGCCAGGCGCGGCGCTTCGCGGAGGCCACTGGCACGCAGGCCAAGACAGATCGGGTGGATGCGATGCTGCTGGCGCGGATGGGGCTCGCACTCGACCTGCCGCCGCGGCCGGTTCGTGGCGAACTCATGAACGAACTGAGGGAGTTGCACGTCGCGCGGCTGGCGCTGATCAAGGATCGGACGGCGGCAGGAAACCGTGCTGAAACAGCAGCGATCAGCCTGATCCGCCGCCAGGCGAAGGCGCGGCTGGCCATCATCGAGAAGCAGCTTGCCGAAGTTGACGAAACCATCTCCACCCTGATCGCAGCGGACCCCGCCCTGGCCGAGCGTCTCGACATCCTGACCTCTATTCCCGGCATCGGCGCCGTGACCGCGTGCATGCTGCTGATCGAGATGCCGGAGCTCGGCACCCTCGAGCCGAAACAGGCCGCGAGCCTCGCCGGGCTGGCACCCTTCACGCGCCGTTCGGGCAAGTGGAAGGGAAAGGAAATGATCCGCGGCGGACGCGCCAGCCTGCGCGCCGCGATCTTCATGCCCGCCCTCGTCGCCATCCGCTTCAACACAGACCTCAAGCGAAAATACCAGCAGCTGCTTGAAAGCGGCAAAGCACCAAAGCTCGCGATCACCGCCGTCATGCGCAAGCTCGTCCTCCTCGCCAATGCGCTGCTGCGCGACGGCCGGAAATGGGCCGACAGACCCGCTTGA
- a CDS encoding ArsR/SmtB family transcription factor: MVQIVDDRKSATIERRAKLFRGFADPSRLAILGALCNEPLAVHEIVERTELSQPNVSNHLRCLLDCGLVASDRDGRFIRYRISSPRITVLLSDVDALLDVVAEGVEACDNYRGA; this comes from the coding sequence ATGGTGCAAATCGTCGATGACCGCAAGAGCGCGACCATCGAGCGACGGGCGAAATTGTTCCGCGGCTTCGCGGACCCGAGCCGCCTGGCCATTCTCGGTGCACTTTGCAATGAGCCATTGGCCGTTCACGAGATCGTCGAGCGGACGGAACTATCGCAACCCAACGTCTCCAACCACCTGAGGTGCCTGCTGGACTGCGGGCTTGTCGCCAGCGACCGCGATGGGCGCTTCATCCGCTACCGTATCAGCAGCCCGCGCATCACGGTCCTTCTGAGCGATGTGGACGCACTTCTCGACGTGGTCGCGGAAGGCGTTGAGGCGTGTGACAATTATCGTGGGGCGTAA